The following proteins are co-located in the Pseudomonas synxantha genome:
- a CDS encoding autotransporter outer membrane beta-barrel domain-containing protein: MRTRITSLLYSGIASAIVLAAWPLASYGACTINNTAGSDASSCDSATAPGFSDTGGDNTLEITATGRVSGNVVYGGGNDLVDVNGPSAGIDGSLDQGDGNNIFRLNLGSITGSVSQGSGADIAQISGGQAGKVTQGSGIDRFAMSGGTIASLEQGDGLDVFFMSGGTITGAFEDGDEATMTGGTIGRVNMKLDDNRFDMSGGRIIGNLVTGFGRDTILISKDALVDGDISVSGGADQVNISGGTVKGRLLLSFGNDDFIWSGGNLHSSVLMGEGDDTALLQGLVAAQVAAAQVLDGGLGTDTLTLDNTKVGDPALFTQWENIRLDNGSQMTLGGTLKLGDSATGTGALTIDGSSALLVGTGSIDPFTAGQLVNVTNSGTLDMTTGSSTANDTLTINGNYTGNGGRLALQSVLGADDSASDKLVVSNGTFAGNTGVLINNLGGAGAATVRDGILVVQALNGASGPESAFTLANTVSAGAYDYYLYKGGVTPGTAENFYLRSTTPPAPLPNPDPEVPTIPVPEPVEGTPPLPGPTDKEVPIYRPEVPLYAALFPAAQQIVQGMLGTYHERMGDQSRQQHTGIMPAGWGRVYGNSSRQGYAGTVSPTLDGSLTAFQVGTDVFASHLDNGLLQRLGFFVGHSRLKGNVKGFNSGWEDKDAGKTTLRGDSLGAYWTLIGANQAYLDLVLMGTRFDGNTESDRGVKMKTRGHNVTASAEIGWPLALSADWVVEPQAQLIVGKTKLDSQNDGISDVSYDADTNVTTRLGVRLRGDYRVNGMPLQPYVRANVWHASAGDNSVLFNHETRIDTKQKSTTVDVSLGATLEVAQGVSLYGELGTEKNLDSNMLRGRQGTFGLRMAF; encoded by the coding sequence ATGCGCACACGGATCACTTCTCTGTTGTACTCAGGCATTGCCTCAGCGATCGTACTGGCGGCCTGGCCGCTGGCCTCGTATGGGGCGTGTACCATCAACAATACGGCAGGCAGCGACGCCTCCAGCTGCGACAGCGCCACCGCGCCGGGCTTTAGCGATACCGGAGGCGATAACACCCTTGAAATCACCGCAACCGGCAGAGTGAGCGGAAATGTGGTGTACGGGGGCGGCAATGATCTGGTCGATGTGAACGGCCCGAGCGCCGGGATCGATGGCAGCCTCGACCAAGGCGACGGCAACAATATTTTCCGGCTCAACCTGGGCAGCATCACCGGGTCGGTCAGCCAGGGCTCGGGCGCCGATATTGCGCAGATTTCCGGAGGCCAGGCAGGTAAAGTCACCCAGGGGTCAGGCATCGACCGTTTTGCCATGAGTGGTGGCACCATCGCCTCGCTGGAACAAGGCGACGGGCTGGACGTGTTCTTCATGAGCGGCGGTACGATCACCGGCGCTTTCGAGGACGGCGACGAAGCGACAATGACCGGCGGCACCATTGGCCGGGTCAACATGAAACTCGATGACAACCGGTTCGATATGTCGGGCGGCAGGATCATCGGCAACCTGGTAACGGGGTTCGGCAGGGACACCATCCTGATCTCGAAAGACGCGCTTGTCGACGGCGATATCAGCGTCAGCGGCGGTGCCGATCAGGTGAACATCTCCGGTGGTACCGTCAAAGGACGACTGCTGCTCAGCTTTGGTAATGATGACTTCATCTGGTCCGGCGGCAACCTGCATTCATCCGTGCTGATGGGGGAAGGCGACGATACCGCATTGCTTCAGGGGCTGGTGGCAGCGCAGGTGGCTGCGGCGCAAGTGTTGGATGGGGGCCTGGGCACCGACACCCTGACCCTGGACAACACCAAGGTCGGTGACCCCGCCCTCTTCACCCAATGGGAAAACATCCGCCTGGACAACGGCTCGCAAATGACCCTGGGCGGCACGTTGAAGCTGGGGGACAGCGCGACCGGTACCGGTGCCCTGACCATCGATGGCAGCAGTGCGCTGCTGGTCGGCACCGGCAGCATCGACCCATTCACCGCCGGCCAACTGGTCAATGTGACCAACAGCGGCACCCTCGACATGACCACCGGCAGCTCCACCGCCAACGACACCTTGACCATCAACGGCAATTACACCGGCAACGGCGGGCGTCTGGCGTTACAAAGCGTGCTGGGGGCAGACGACTCGGCCAGCGACAAACTGGTGGTCAGCAACGGCACATTCGCAGGCAATACCGGCGTGCTGATCAACAACCTTGGGGGCGCGGGTGCGGCGACAGTGCGAGACGGCATCCTGGTAGTGCAAGCGCTTAATGGCGCCAGCGGACCTGAAAGCGCGTTTACCTTGGCCAACACAGTAAGCGCCGGGGCGTATGACTACTATCTGTACAAAGGCGGGGTCACCCCTGGAACGGCAGAGAACTTCTATCTGCGCTCCACTACACCGCCCGCCCCCCTGCCCAACCCTGACCCTGAAGTACCGACCATCCCAGTGCCGGAACCGGTGGAAGGAACTCCGCCTCTGCCTGGTCCCACTGACAAGGAGGTCCCGATCTATCGTCCCGAAGTACCGCTGTACGCTGCGCTGTTTCCCGCCGCGCAGCAAATCGTGCAAGGCATGCTCGGTACTTATCACGAGCGCATGGGCGATCAGAGCCGCCAGCAGCATACCGGCATCATGCCGGCGGGTTGGGGCCGGGTCTACGGCAACAGCAGCCGCCAGGGTTACGCCGGTACGGTCAGCCCTACCCTGGACGGTTCGCTGACAGCCTTCCAAGTGGGCACCGATGTGTTCGCCAGCCACCTGGACAACGGCCTGCTGCAGCGCCTCGGGTTCTTCGTCGGTCATAGCCGCCTCAAGGGCAATGTGAAAGGCTTCAACAGCGGCTGGGAGGACAAGGACGCCGGCAAGACCACATTGCGCGGCGATAGCCTGGGGGCCTATTGGACGCTGATCGGCGCCAACCAGGCTTACCTCGATCTGGTGCTTATGGGTACTCGCTTTGATGGCAACACCGAGTCCGACCGTGGCGTGAAGATGAAAACCCGCGGGCATAACGTCACCGCCTCCGCCGAAATCGGCTGGCCGCTGGCGCTTAGCGCCGACTGGGTCGTGGAGCCCCAGGCGCAGTTGATCGTCGGCAAGACCAAGCTGGATAGCCAGAATGATGGCATTTCAGACGTTTCCTATGACGCCGATACCAACGTCACCACGCGCCTGGGCGTGCGCCTGCGCGGCGATTACAGGGTCAATGGCATGCCGCTGCAGCCCTATGTAAGGGCAAATGTCTGGCACGCCAGCGCCGGAGACAACAGTGTGCTTTTCAACCATGAAACCCGTATCGACACCAAGCAGAAATCCACCACTGTGGATGTCAGCCTTGGCGCTACCCTGGAAGTTGCACAGGGTGTGAGCCTGTATGGTGAGCTCGGCACCGAAAAGAATCTGGACAGCAATATGCTCCGCGGCCGCCAGGGCACGTTCGGTCTGAGAATGGCGTTCTGA